Proteins co-encoded in one Alphaproteobacteria bacterium genomic window:
- a CDS encoding paraslipin, whose amino-acid sequence MFTPFLLLTVGFVGILVLFKGVKIVPQQTAWIIEKLGRFDRKLEPGLNILIPFIERVAYKHSLKEFAYDVQEQPAITRDNVTMMMDGVLYLRVIDPVQASYGVSDPIYAVSQLAQTTMRSEIGKLSLDQCFEERETLNANIVAAINQAAQAWGIQCMRYEIKNITPPATVLKAMELQVAAERQKRAEILQSEGLRQSKINMAEGAKQEVVLNSEGALTDQVNRAKGEAEAILAVAEATAKGIELVAAAIQKNGGEEAVSMKIAEQYVVAFEKLAKTSTTILLPANANDAGSMVAQALTIFEQIRGQKGAAKEALNAAPWGKPTKA is encoded by the coding sequence ATGTTCACCCCATTTCTATTACTAACTGTTGGTTTTGTTGGCATCCTCGTTCTGTTTAAGGGTGTCAAAATTGTGCCGCAGCAAACTGCGTGGATTATCGAGAAACTTGGCCGTTTTGACCGTAAACTGGAACCAGGCCTCAACATCCTTATCCCCTTCATCGAGCGCGTGGCCTACAAGCACTCGCTGAAAGAATTCGCCTATGATGTGCAGGAGCAACCTGCCATCACCCGTGACAACGTCACCATGATGATGGACGGCGTTTTGTACCTGCGCGTTATCGACCCCGTGCAAGCATCTTATGGCGTGAGTGATCCGATTTATGCGGTGTCACAGCTCGCACAAACCACGATGCGTTCGGAGATTGGTAAGCTCTCACTCGACCAGTGTTTCGAAGAGCGTGAAACCTTGAACGCCAATATCGTGGCAGCGATTAACCAAGCCGCGCAAGCATGGGGCATTCAATGTATGCGCTATGAGATTAAAAACATCACTCCGCCTGCAACCGTACTGAAGGCAATGGAACTTCAAGTTGCTGCTGAGCGCCAAAAGCGTGCGGAGATTTTACAATCCGAAGGTCTGCGCCAATCCAAAATCAACATGGCCGAAGGTGCAAAACAAGAAGTCGTGTTGAATTCCGAAGGTGCGCTGACCGACCAAGTGAACCGCGCAAAGGGTGAAGCAGAAGCGATTCTCGCTGTTGCTGAAGCAACCGCCAAGGGCATTGAATTAGTCGCTGCGGCCATTCAGAAAAATGGTGGCGAAGAGGCGGTGTCGATGAAGATCGCTGAGCAATATGTGGTGGCATTCGAAAAACTCGCCAAAACCTCAACCACCATTCTGTTGCCCGCCAATGCTAACGACGCAGGATCAATGGTGGCGCAAGCATTGACGATCTTCGAGCAAATTCGTGGCCAAAAGGGCGCCGCAAAAGAAGCACTGAACGCCGCACCGTGGGGCAAGCCAACGAAAGCCTAG
- a CDS encoding cytochrome c family protein → MNMKLNTIAMAILTAGVIGMVTGKVTQFMYDGGPAHPGAHHEEKRGYSIEVVETTTGGAPAAAAGPADISALYANADIAAGADYFSKKCSTCHTIEQGEPNKIGPNLYGIMGGPRAHAAGFGYSDALKNAGGKWGWEEMNAFQWNPKKAIPGTIMAYAGNKKDQERANLIAYLNSKGSNLPYPPVKAPEAVPAAEEAPAEKK, encoded by the coding sequence ATGAATATGAAGCTGAATACAATTGCCATGGCCATACTTACTGCTGGAGTTATCGGCATGGTAACGGGAAAAGTCACGCAATTTATGTATGATGGCGGCCCTGCACACCCAGGCGCACACCACGAAGAAAAGCGCGGCTACAGCATCGAAGTGGTGGAAACAACAACAGGCGGCGCACCAGCTGCGGCTGCAGGTCCTGCTGATATTTCAGCGCTCTACGCGAACGCCGATATTGCCGCAGGCGCGGATTACTTCAGCAAAAAATGCTCGACCTGCCATACGATTGAGCAAGGTGAGCCAAACAAGATTGGCCCGAACCTCTATGGTATTATGGGCGGCCCGCGCGCGCATGCGGCAGGTTTTGGCTACTCCGACGCTTTGAAGAACGCGGGCGGCAAATGGGGCTGGGAAGAAATGAACGCCTTCCAGTGGAATCCGAAAAAAGCCATTCCTGGCACCATCATGGCCTATGCGGGCAACAAAAAAGATCAGGAGCGCGCCAACCTGATTGCTTACCTCAATTCCAAAGGTAGCAACCTACCATATCCGCCCGTGAAGGCCCCCGAAGCTGTTCCCGCAGCCGAAGAAGCGCCTGCTGAGAAAAAATAG
- a CDS encoding 3-deoxy-manno-octulosonate cytidylyltransferase, protein MTIRPLIVIPARLAATRLPEKPLAMIGDVPMIVHVWRRAVESGIGDVLVACDSERIAAPIRQAGGVAVLTDANLPSGSDRVWAAIHESNHEIIINLQGDLPTLEPQLLSVLLDTLSRSGADIATLAAPITRAEEHTNPSVVKAVIGQDGRALYFTRATAPHGEGARYHHIGIYAYKRDALRKFIGWAPSPLEIREKLEQLRALENGLQIAVSVVDTVPLGVDTPEDLERAREMLVG, encoded by the coding sequence ATGACAATACGGCCCTTAATTGTGATACCGGCGCGACTTGCCGCCACACGTTTGCCTGAAAAACCCCTCGCCATGATTGGTGATGTGCCGATGATTGTACATGTTTGGCGACGGGCAGTGGAATCAGGCATTGGCGATGTATTAGTGGCATGTGATAGCGAGCGTATTGCTGCGCCGATTCGCCAAGCGGGCGGTGTTGCTGTATTGACGGATGCGAATTTACCCTCGGGCTCTGATCGCGTGTGGGCGGCAATCCATGAAAGCAATCATGAGATTATTATTAACTTACAAGGCGATTTACCAACGCTGGAGCCCCAATTACTCTCTGTGTTGTTGGATACGCTTTCTCGCTCGGGTGCGGATATCGCGACACTGGCCGCGCCTATTACGCGGGCAGAAGAACACACGAATCCCTCAGTCGTAAAAGCAGTGATTGGCCAGGATGGGCGAGCGCTTTATTTCACCCGCGCCACCGCGCCACATGGCGAGGGAGCGCGTTACCACCATATCGGTATTTATGCGTATAAGCGGGATGCCCTTCGGAAATTTATCGGTTGGGCGCCTTCCCCTCTTGAAATTCGCGAGAAGCTGGAACAGCTTCGTGCCCTCGAGAATGGCTTGCAGATTGCGGTTTCTGTGGTAGATACGGTGCCCTTGGGCGTGGATACGCCTGAAGATTTAGAACGCGCTCGGGAGATGCTCGTTGGTTGA
- a CDS encoding adenosine kinase — MNKPYHVVAIGNAIVDVLSFADDAFVQKEGMNKGTMCLIDEARAEELYNKMGPSTEVSGGSAANTLAGLASLGAKTAFIGKVYKDELGKIFRHDLTSLGVDFSTPAADKGKATARCLICVTPDGQRTMNTFIGACNELYERDIDEALIAKAQIVYGEGYMWDQECAKIALKKSFALAKQHGAKVAFTLSDVFCVERSRDEFLNMIENDFDILFCNEAEARALYPGNDFPAILDALQGKCDIIAITMSDKGSLILTKDKRTMVDAVPVREVVDTTGAGDLYAAGFLYGYVNGMDLRDCGRLGSACASDIITHLGARAQKSLKRLLAA, encoded by the coding sequence ATGAATAAACCTTATCATGTGGTGGCGATTGGTAACGCGATTGTTGACGTGCTGTCATTTGCCGACGATGCGTTCGTACAAAAAGAAGGCATGAACAAGGGCACGATGTGCTTGATTGACGAAGCGCGTGCGGAAGAACTTTACAACAAGATGGGCCCATCGACTGAAGTGTCGGGCGGCTCTGCAGCGAACACGCTGGCAGGCCTCGCCTCACTTGGTGCGAAGACCGCGTTCATCGGTAAAGTATATAAAGACGAATTAGGGAAAATTTTCCGCCATGATTTGACATCGCTTGGCGTGGACTTCTCGACCCCTGCGGCAGATAAGGGTAAAGCGACCGCGCGCTGCCTGATTTGCGTGACGCCCGATGGGCAGCGCACGATGAATACCTTCATTGGTGCCTGCAACGAATTATATGAGCGTGATATCGACGAAGCATTGATTGCCAAGGCGCAGATTGTGTATGGCGAAGGCTATATGTGGGATCAAGAATGTGCGAAAATTGCACTCAAGAAATCGTTCGCACTTGCTAAGCAACATGGCGCAAAAGTTGCCTTTACTTTGTCAGACGTGTTTTGCGTAGAACGTTCGCGCGATGAATTCCTGAATATGATCGAGAATGATTTCGATATTCTATTCTGCAACGAGGCTGAAGCGCGTGCGCTTTACCCAGGCAATGATTTCCCTGCGATTTTAGATGCGCTGCAAGGCAAGTGCGACATTATCGCAATCACGATGAGTGACAAGGGCTCGCTGATTCTGACCAAAGACAAACGCACGATGGTGGATGCTGTTCCTGTGCGTGAAGTCGTGGATACAACGGGCGCTGGCGATTTATATGCGGCGGGCTTCCTCTATGGTTATGTGAATGGCATGGATTTACGTGATTGTGGCCGCCTAGGTTCTGCCTGTGCGAGCGACATTATCACCCACTTGGGTGCGCGCGCGCAAAAAAGCTTGAAGCGGCTTTTGGCTGCGTAG
- a CDS encoding MFS transporter produces MTHENTAGIRLYLQPRMLLVGALGFFSGFPRMLMASTLAAWLTDSGLSMAAIGLFAWVAFPYSVKFLWAPAMDYVSLPFLSRRRSWLLCAQLWVVGMLVVLSNIDASISPVWIAVAALVLSIASASQDIVIDAYRAEILPREEYGAGAAFAVFGYRLGMLVSGAGALALADVVSWSAVYMVMAAIAAVSIPFTLFMPEPEAPPARKLPTTIWGMVKEPFVDFIRRTPAWLLVLLFILLYRVPDGFVGFMTTPFLLDLGFTKTQLGVVNKLYGFAATIVGMMAGGWLIHRYGVKRCLVPFGMLALLTNVVYVGQAQIGPELWYLVLANSFDNLASGMASAAAIAYMMSLTERTHTATQYALLSALAAFAVTVLSGTAGWIAQEWGWSAMYLTSMILGIPGLILWRFIR; encoded by the coding sequence ATGACGCACGAGAATACAGCAGGAATCAGACTTTACTTACAGCCCCGCATGTTGCTGGTTGGCGCGCTTGGATTTTTTAGCGGTTTCCCGCGTATGCTCATGGCGTCGACGCTTGCTGCGTGGCTTACCGATTCTGGTTTAAGCATGGCGGCGATCGGCTTATTCGCGTGGGTTGCGTTCCCATATAGCGTGAAGTTTCTGTGGGCACCTGCGATGGATTATGTGTCCTTGCCCTTTCTTTCGCGACGACGTAGTTGGCTTCTATGCGCCCAACTTTGGGTGGTGGGCATGTTGGTGGTGCTGTCGAATATTGATGCGTCCATTTCGCCTGTATGGATTGCCGTGGCGGCGCTTGTTTTGTCGATTGCTTCGGCCTCACAAGACATCGTGATTGATGCGTATCGTGCTGAGATTTTGCCGCGTGAAGAATATGGCGCTGGTGCCGCCTTCGCCGTGTTTGGTTATCGTTTAGGTATGCTCGTTTCCGGCGCTGGTGCCTTAGCGCTTGCCGACGTGGTGAGCTGGAGCGCTGTCTATATGGTGATGGCGGCAATTGCTGCCGTTTCTATTCCCTTCACCTTGTTCATGCCCGAGCCAGAAGCGCCCCCTGCGCGCAAATTACCCACGACCATCTGGGGTATGGTGAAGGAGCCGTTCGTGGATTTCATTCGCCGTACGCCCGCATGGCTTTTGGTGTTGCTATTCATTTTACTTTACCGTGTGCCTGACGGGTTTGTTGGTTTTATGACCACGCCCTTCTTGCTCGATTTAGGATTTACGAAAACCCAGCTTGGGGTGGTGAATAAGCTTTATGGCTTTGCAGCGACCATTGTGGGAATGATGGCGGGAGGATGGCTGATTCATCGCTATGGAGTGAAGCGGTGTTTGGTGCCGTTTGGTATGCTCGCGCTGTTGACGAATGTGGTGTATGTCGGCCAAGCGCAGATAGGGCCTGAACTATGGTATCTGGTGTTGGCCAATAGCTTTGACAATTTGGCAAGCGGCATGGCGTCGGCGGCGGCCATTGCATATATGATGTCACTCACCGAACGTACCCATACAGCTACTCAGTATGCACTGCTTTCGGCGCTGGCGGCCTTTGCGGTGACGGTATTGTCGGGCACAGCAGGGTGGATTGCCCAAGAATGGGGTTGGAGCGCCATGTACCTGACGTCGATGATACTTGGCATTCCAGGATTGATTTTGTGGCGCTTCATACGTTAA
- a CDS encoding class I SAM-dependent methyltransferase, producing the protein MFFRSRPTAWTKTHLLTLHKAASPFVWMKGYFYQPEKGPRGETYMRQNLAEVLTREIFVEGMGPIEGRRFLDVGCGAGDYMALIAHMGGNVSGIDLNTQQLERGRAAFASAGLRGDFVEGDARTLPFADGQFDVVYSADVFEHLSYETKQSLIAEMYRVLKPGGIVIIKTPNLDYLRVTIMLRRFMRLLRLKSPFIYIEHTRNNPDNEHHGLSTYRELNHLFGAQQFLEPETIHVPLLRGKLYIARDSWLPLRTLFNECIILRYRKSVFLPTAEMLIAQANPTLLQEVGT; encoded by the coding sequence ATGTTTTTTAGAAGTAGACCCACTGCATGGACGAAAACCCATCTGCTGACATTGCATAAGGCGGCTTCCCCTTTTGTGTGGATGAAGGGGTATTTCTACCAGCCTGAAAAAGGGCCGCGCGGCGAAACCTACATGCGCCAAAATTTAGCTGAGGTGCTGACGCGTGAGATTTTTGTAGAAGGTATGGGGCCTATAGAAGGACGTCGCTTTCTTGATGTTGGTTGTGGTGCAGGTGACTACATGGCGCTTATCGCGCATATGGGCGGCAACGTAAGCGGTATCGATTTGAACACGCAACAACTAGAGCGCGGGCGCGCCGCCTTTGCATCTGCTGGCTTGCGCGGCGATTTTGTTGAGGGTGATGCGCGCACGTTGCCATTCGCGGACGGGCAGTTTGATGTGGTGTATTCTGCCGATGTATTTGAGCATTTATCGTATGAAACGAAGCAATCCCTGATTGCTGAAATGTATCGTGTGTTAAAGCCAGGCGGCATTGTCATTATTAAAACACCGAATCTCGATTATTTGCGCGTAACGATTATGCTTAGACGTTTTATGCGACTGCTGAGGCTTAAAAGCCCGTTCATCTATATCGAGCACACGCGCAACAACCCTGATAATGAACATCATGGCTTGAGCACCTATCGTGAGCTGAACCATTTATTTGGCGCGCAACAGTTTTTAGAGCCCGAAACCATTCATGTGCCGCTACTGCGTGGCAAGCTTTATATTGCGCGCGATAGCTGGTTGCCGTTACGCACATTATTTAATGAGTGCATCATTCTGCGTTACCGTAAATCGGTGTTCTTGCCGACGGCTGAAATGTTAATCGCGCAGGCTAATCCCACTTTGCTTCAGGAGGTAGGGACATAA
- the hemF gene encoding oxygen-dependent coproporphyrinogen oxidase, which yields MPTTAQRIEREMTLTEKKSLSENWFRSLRDTICAHFEAIEDTLQSEAPAGRFNRTPWQRAEGGGGEISLMKGRVFEKVGVNISTVTGEFSEAFRKEIPGAAEDPRFWASGISLVAHQCSPLVPAAHFNTRMIVVGDGARIWFGGGGDLNPMYPDAKDTQDFHKAFQTVCDPVDAAFYPAFKAWCDEYFFIPHRNEARGEGGIFYDYLGLNHLGTQGGMIAPGQFGKGGLGKERTAIGMEVASNANLDWNQCFNFTQAVAEAFADIYPQLITRNMNKKWTQEQREHQLRKRGRYTEYNLLYDRGTRFGLMTGGNPEAILMSLPPEAKWD from the coding sequence ATGCCAACGACAGCACAACGCATAGAACGTGAAATGACACTGACTGAAAAAAAATCGCTCTCTGAGAATTGGTTCCGCAGCCTGCGTGATACTATCTGCGCGCACTTCGAAGCCATAGAAGACACATTGCAAAGCGAAGCACCTGCTGGGCGTTTTAACCGCACTCCATGGCAACGCGCTGAAGGTGGTGGTGGCGAAATTTCATTAATGAAGGGCCGCGTTTTTGAAAAAGTGGGCGTGAACATCTCGACCGTTACGGGCGAGTTTTCCGAGGCCTTTCGCAAAGAAATCCCTGGAGCCGCCGAAGACCCGCGTTTTTGGGCGTCAGGCATTTCGCTCGTTGCGCATCAATGCTCGCCGCTCGTACCTGCGGCGCATTTCAATACGCGCATGATTGTGGTGGGTGATGGTGCGCGTATTTGGTTTGGTGGTGGTGGCGACTTGAACCCCATGTACCCCGACGCAAAAGATACGCAGGACTTCCACAAAGCATTCCAGACGGTCTGCGACCCAGTCGATGCCGCCTTTTACCCTGCCTTCAAAGCGTGGTGCGATGAATACTTCTTCATCCCCCATCGTAACGAGGCGCGTGGCGAGGGTGGAATCTTCTATGATTATTTGGGACTCAATCACCTCGGCACACAGGGGGGCATGATTGCGCCTGGCCAATTCGGTAAGGGAGGATTGGGCAAAGAGCGCACCGCCATAGGTATGGAAGTGGCAAGCAACGCTAATCTTGATTGGAATCAATGCTTTAACTTCACTCAAGCCGTCGCCGAAGCATTCGCAGATATTTATCCACAGCTTATCACACGGAATATGAATAAGAAATGGACGCAAGAACAGCGTGAGCACCAGCTAAGGAAGCGCGGACGCTACACCGAGTATAACCTATTGTATGATCGCGGGACACGCTTTGGATTAATGACGGGTGGCAACCCTGAAGCCATCCTTATGTCCCTACCTCCTGAAGCAAAGTGGGATTAG